From Brassica oleracea var. oleracea cultivar TO1000 chromosome C3, BOL, whole genome shotgun sequence, a single genomic window includes:
- the LOC106334074 gene encoding GATA transcription factor 29-like gives MEKELDLTLRLGLPSPAIETHLSLDTPTTNQGINIDDGRRDNDAGGENHERHIDVNMRYYNLVFNHFAGIRETLNFTPFPIQPSPYSSPAPTPATPTRSDYVLIDVPARRAVRSSLATGNALNANADANAKQRRGCGGCCGGRIGWMRKCTNLNCNAIDTPMWRRGPLGPKTLCNACGIKFRKEEERRSKRS, from the exons ATGGAGAAGGAATTGGATTTAACACTGAGGTTGGGTCTGCCAAGTCCTGCTATTGAGACACATCTGAGCTTAGACACTCCTACCACTAATCAG GGGATCAACATCGACGATGGCCGCCGAGACAACGACGCCGGTGGTGAGAATCACGAACGTCACATCGACGTCAATATGAGATATTACAATTTAGTCTTCAACCACTTCGCCGGCATCCGTGAGACCTTGAACTTCACTCCTTTTCCGATACAACCGTCTCCCTATTCTTCTCCGGCGCCGACGCCGGCGACTCCTACGAGGAGTGATTATGTTCTGATCGATGTCCCTGCTAGGAGAGCAGTTCGTAGCTCTTTGGCGACTGGAAACGCTCTGAACGCAAACGCAGACGCAAACGCTAAACAGCGTCGCGGCTGCGGCGGCTGTTGTGGTGGAAGGATTGGCTGGATGAGGAAATGTACGAACTTGAATTGCAACGCGATTGACACTCCTATGTGGCGGAGGGGTCCTCTTGGTCCCAAG ACTTTATGCAATGCTTGTGGGATAAAGTTCAGGAAGGAGGAAGAGAGGAGGTCCAAGAGGAGTTAA
- the LOC106335417 gene encoding protein ETHYLENE INSENSITIVE 3-like, with product MMFNEMGMCGNMDFFGELDFCPPPPQPEPVTEEDYTDEEIDVDELERRMWRDKMRLKRLKEQKDKSREGAVDAAKQRQSSQEQARRKKMSRAQDGILKYMLKMMEVCKAQGFVYGIIPENGKPVTGASDNLREWWKDKVRFDRNGPAAISKYQAENSVQGVCEGGSSLIGPTPHSLQELQDTTLGSLLSALMQHCDPPQRRFPLEKGVPPPWWPNGEEEWWCQLGLPKGQGPAPYKKPHDLKKAWKVGVLTAVIKHMFPDVAKIRKLVRQSKCLQDKMTAKESATWLSIVNQEESLARELYPESCPPSLSGGSCSLLMNDCSQYDVEGVEKESLYKVEELKPVKEEVPTEFSRKRKPSRDLNTIMVDRAAFTCENPGCVHSDISRGFLDRSSRDNHQLVCPHRDTCVPSRFHLNEVKPVVGYSQPRQPVNSLAQPIDLTGIGVPEDGQKMISELMSMYDRNVHSSQTSMVMENQSVSLLQPTVQNHQEHLQFQGNVVEGSFFEDLNIPNRANNSNQTFFQGNNFEAALNNSSSNGFQVVYDAPPFDMASFDYRGDMSMVGVVGTMDGMQQKQQDVSTWF from the coding sequence ATGATGTTTAACGAGATGGGTATGTGCGGGAACATGGACTTCTTCGGAGAACTCGACTTCTGTCCTCCTCCTCCACAGCCTGAACCTGTTACTGAGGAAGACTACACTGATGAAGAGATCGATGTTGATGAGCTCGAGAGGAGGATGTGGAGAGACAAGATGCGCCTCAAGCGTCTCAAGGAGCAGAAAGACAAGAGCAGAGAAGGAGCCGTCGACGCTGCTAAGCAGAGACAGTCCTCTCAGGAGCAAGCCAGGAGGAAGAAGATGTCCAGAGCACAGGACGGGATCTTGAAGTACATGTTGAAGATGATGGAAGTCTGCAAAGCTCAAGGCTTTGTCTACGGGATCATCCCTGAGAACGGGAAGCCTGTGACTGGGGCATCTGATAATCTCAGGGAGTGGTGGAAAGATAAAGTTAGGTTCGATCGTAACGGTCCTGCCGCTATAAGCAAGTACCAAGCTGAGAACAGTGTCCAGGGCGTTTGTGAAGGTGGTAGTAGCTTGATTGGACCTACTCCGCATTCTTTGCAAGAGCTTCAGGACACGACTCTGGGGTCTCTTTTGTCGGCGTTGATGCAGCATTGTGATCCTCCTCAGAGACGGTTTCCTTTGGAGAAAGGCGTGCCTCCTCCGTGGTGGCCTAACGGTGAAGAAGAGTGGTGGTGTCAGCTTGGTTTGCCTAAGGGTCAAGGCCCTGCTCCTTACAAGAAGCCTCATGATCTGAAGAAGGCGTGGAAAGTGGGTGTGTTGACTGCTGTTATCAAGCATATGTTTCCTGATGTTGCGAAGATCCGGAAGCTTGTGAGGCAGTCTAAATGTTTGCAGGATAAGATGACTGCTAAAGAGAGTGCTACTTGGCTTTCTATTGTAAACCAGGAAGAGTCCTTGGCTCGGGAGCTTTATCCCGAGTCGTGTCCTCCTTCTTTATCAGGTGGAAGTTGCTCCCTTTTGATGAATGATTGTAGTCAGTATGATGTTGAAGGTGTTGAGAAGGAGAGTCTTTATAAAGTGGAAGAGCTCAAGCCTGTAAAGGAAGAAGTCCCAACGGAGTTCAGTAGAAAGAGGAAGCCAAGTAGAGATCTGAACACTATAATGGTGGACAGAGCAGCTTTCACCTGTGAGAATCCTGGGTGTGTCCATAGCGACATCAGCAGGGGGTTTCTGGATAGGAGCTCAAGAGACAACCATCAGTTGGTTTGTCCACACCGAGACACTTGCGTACCGTCTAGGTTCCATCTCAATGAAGTTAAGCCTGTCGTTGGATATTCTCAGCCAAGGCAACCAGTGAACTCGCTGGCTCAACCAATTGACTTAACTGGTATTGGAGTTCCTGAAGATGGACAGAAGATGATCTCTGAGCTCATGTCCATGTACGACAGAAACGTTCATAGCAGCCAAACTTCTATGGTCATGGAGAATCAGAGCGTGTCACTGCTTCAACCAACGGTCCAGAATCATCAGGAACATCTTCAGTTCCAAGGAAACGTGGTGGAAGGTAGTTTCTTTGAAGATTTAAACATCCCAAACAGAGCTAATAACAGTAACCAAACGTTTTTCCAAGGGAACAACTTTGAAGCTGCGCTTAACAACAGTAGCAGCAACGGGTTTCAGGTTGTGTATGATGCTCCACCGTTTGACATGGCCTCATTCGATTACAGAGGTGATATGTCAATGGTAGGTGTAGTAGGAACGATGGATGGTATGCAGCAGAAGCAGCAAGATGTATCCACATGGTTCTAA